A part of Bacillus thuringiensis genomic DNA contains:
- the rpsF gene encoding 30S ribosomal protein S6 gives MRKYEIMYIIRPGVEEEAQKALVERFAGVLTNNGAEIINTKEWGKRRLAYEINDLREGFYMILNVNSNAEAINEFDRLAKINEDILRHIVVKEEEK, from the coding sequence ATGAGAAAGTACGAAATTATGTACATCATTCGTCCTGGCGTTGAAGAAGAAGCTCAAAAAGCTTTAGTTGAACGTTTCGCAGGTGTTTTAACAAACAATGGTGCAGAAATCATTAACACGAAAGAGTGGGGTAAGCGTCGTTTAGCTTACGAAATCAACGACTTACGTGAAGGTTTCTACATGATCTTAAACGTGAACTCTAACGCAGAAGCGATTAACGAATTCGACCGTTTAGCTAAGATCAACGAAGACATCCTTCGTCATATCGTTGTTAAAGAAGAAGAAAAATAA
- the ychF gene encoding redox-regulated ATPase YchF encodes MGLTAGIVGLPNVGKSTLFNAITQAGAESANYPFCTIDPNVGIVEVPDERLNKLTELVEPKKTVPTVFEFTDIAGIVKGASKGEGLGNKFLSHIRQVDAICQVVRCFEDENITHVSGKVDPIDDIETINLELILADLESVDKRIERVAKLARQKDKEAVYEHEILVRLKEAFEEGKPARTVEFTEEQMKIVKGLHLLTTKEMLYVANVSEDDIIDPSENKYVQMVKEFAANENSQVIVVCAKIEEEIAELDEEEKKVFLEELGIEESGLDQLIRAAYDLLGLATYFTAGVQEVRAWTFKQGMKAPQCAGVIHTDFERGFIRAETVSYEDLMTNGSMTAAKEAGKVRLEGKEYIVKDGDVMHFRFNV; translated from the coding sequence ATGGGATTAACGGCTGGGATTGTTGGATTACCTAACGTAGGGAAGTCCACTTTATTTAATGCAATTACACAAGCAGGAGCAGAATCTGCAAACTATCCATTCTGTACAATTGATCCAAACGTAGGAATTGTAGAAGTACCAGATGAGCGTTTAAATAAATTAACGGAATTAGTAGAACCGAAAAAAACTGTTCCGACTGTATTTGAGTTTACTGATATTGCAGGTATCGTAAAAGGTGCTAGTAAAGGTGAAGGTTTAGGTAATAAATTCTTATCTCACATTCGCCAAGTAGATGCAATTTGCCAAGTTGTTCGTTGTTTTGAAGACGAAAATATTACACACGTTTCAGGGAAAGTAGATCCAATCGATGATATTGAAACAATCAACTTAGAGCTAATCTTAGCGGATTTAGAATCTGTTGATAAACGTATCGAACGTGTTGCGAAATTAGCAAGACAAAAAGATAAAGAAGCAGTATATGAGCATGAAATTTTAGTTCGCTTAAAAGAAGCTTTTGAAGAGGGAAAACCAGCTCGTACTGTTGAATTTACAGAAGAGCAAATGAAGATTGTCAAAGGTCTTCATTTACTTACAACGAAAGAAATGTTGTACGTAGCAAACGTAAGTGAGGACGATATTATCGATCCTTCTGAAAACAAATACGTACAAATGGTAAAAGAATTTGCTGCAAATGAAAATTCTCAAGTAATCGTTGTATGTGCAAAAATCGAAGAAGAAATCGCTGAGCTAGACGAGGAAGAGAAAAAAGTATTCCTTGAAGAACTAGGCATTGAAGAATCTGGTTTAGATCAATTAATTCGTGCTGCATATGATTTATTAGGACTTGCTACTTACTTCACAGCAGGTGTGCAAGAAGTACGTGCATGGACGTTTAAACAAGGTATGAAAGCACCACAATGTGCGGGCGTAATTCATACAGACTTTGAGCGTGGATTTATTCGTGCAGAAACAGTTTCTTACGAAGACTTAATGACAAACGGTTCTATGACAGCTGCAAAAGAAGCTGGTAAAGTTCGTTTAGAAGGAAAAGAGTATATCGTAAAAGACGGAGACGTTATGCACTTCCGCTTCAACGTTTAA
- a CDS encoding DUF951 domain-containing protein: protein MEQKQYNLYDVVEMKKAHPCGENRWKIIRMGMDIRIKCEGCDHSVMIPRREFDRKVKKILVKHEE, encoded by the coding sequence ATGGAGCAAAAGCAGTATAACTTGTACGATGTTGTGGAAATGAAGAAAGCCCACCCATGTGGTGAGAATCGCTGGAAGATTATTCGTATGGGAATGGATATCCGCATTAAGTGCGAGGGATGTGACCATTCAGTAATGATTCCTCGAAGAGAGTTTGATCGTAAGGTGAAAAAAATACTTGTGAAGCACGAAGAATAG
- a CDS encoding mechanosensitive ion channel family protein, with amino-acid sequence MDLALKWFESIDWTNIGVKSLKIVVILILGAIIVRVARAIVRNAFRMGSRSPIQISERRTVTVAKLLENIVAYVVMFIMLIAILGVFNINASGLLAGAGVIGLAVGFGAQSLVKDVITGLFILLEDQFSVGDYVKIGQFEGVVLEIGLRTTKVKSWTGEIHTLPNGSIIQVTNYSVSNSVAFVDVSISYEGDIAKAEQVIEDLLVELPEKYEKMITTPQLLGVQTLAASEVVLRVIAEVEPMQHAVIARALRKEIKNRLDLHGIEIPYPRMVLYNREELVSGKAL; translated from the coding sequence ATGGATTTAGCGTTGAAATGGTTTGAGTCCATTGATTGGACGAATATAGGTGTGAAATCACTAAAAATAGTCGTTATTTTAATACTTGGTGCAATTATTGTGCGAGTTGCGCGTGCAATTGTACGAAATGCGTTTCGTATGGGAAGCCGTTCGCCAATTCAAATTTCAGAACGTCGTACAGTTACAGTAGCGAAGTTACTTGAAAATATTGTGGCATACGTTGTTATGTTCATTATGTTAATTGCGATTTTGGGTGTGTTTAATATTAATGCATCTGGTTTATTAGCGGGTGCGGGGGTAATTGGTTTAGCAGTCGGATTTGGTGCTCAAAGTTTAGTGAAAGATGTTATTACGGGGTTATTTATTTTGCTAGAAGATCAATTTTCAGTAGGTGACTATGTAAAAATTGGTCAGTTTGAAGGTGTCGTTCTAGAAATTGGACTTCGTACAACAAAAGTAAAGAGCTGGACAGGCGAAATTCATACTTTACCAAACGGAAGTATCATTCAAGTTACGAACTATTCAGTTAGTAATAGTGTAGCATTTGTTGATGTATCTATTTCGTATGAAGGTGACATAGCAAAAGCAGAGCAAGTTATTGAAGATTTATTAGTAGAATTACCTGAAAAATACGAGAAAATGATAACGACGCCTCAACTATTAGGTGTGCAAACATTAGCTGCATCGGAAGTTGTATTACGTGTTATTGCTGAGGTAGAACCGATGCAACATGCAGTTATTGCAAGAGCACTTCGTAAAGAAATTAAAAATCGTCTAGATTTACATGGTATTGAAATTCCATATCCACGTATGGTTTTATATAATCGTGAAGAATTGGTGAGTGGAAAAGCACTTTAG
- the yyaC gene encoding spore protease YyaC, giving the protein MNIGSFRLPFFEKETQNVMHQDVEASETISNFLLSHIPIKTTIPIILVCIGTDRSTGDALGPLVGTKLEQVGITNFQVFGTLDEPVHALNLEERIQNIQKDNPTSFIIAVDACLGKSQSIGSITTGMGPSKPGAAMNKKLPAVGDLHIHGIVNLNGFMEFFVLQNTRLSLVMKMADVIAQSIKETDQKLSVLKKANHL; this is encoded by the coding sequence ATGAATATTGGAAGTTTTCGCTTACCCTTTTTCGAAAAAGAAACTCAAAATGTTATGCACCAAGACGTAGAAGCCTCCGAGACAATTAGTAACTTCTTACTTTCCCATATCCCTATTAAAACAACTATACCGATTATTCTCGTTTGTATCGGAACAGATCGTTCTACAGGCGATGCACTCGGTCCGTTAGTCGGTACGAAACTAGAACAAGTAGGAATTACAAACTTCCAAGTGTTCGGCACACTAGATGAGCCAGTGCATGCGCTAAATTTAGAAGAAAGAATTCAGAATATACAGAAAGATAATCCTACTTCATTTATAATTGCGGTTGATGCCTGTTTAGGAAAGTCTCAAAGTATCGGTTCCATCACTACCGGAATGGGGCCTAGTAAACCTGGAGCTGCTATGAATAAAAAATTACCTGCAGTTGGTGATTTACATATTCATGGCATCGTAAATCTAAATGGTTTTATGGAGTTTTTCGTCCTGCAAAATACAAGATTAAGTTTAGTCATGAAAATGGCTGATGTAATTGCACAAAGTATAAAAGAAACAGACCAAAAATTATCTGTATTAAAAAAAGCAAACCATCTATAA
- the spo0J gene encoding stage 0 sporulation protein Spo0J: protein MAKGLGRGINVFFPDLDVKEEEAIQEIMITELRPNPYQPRKHFNKEAIQELSASIKEHGILQPLIARKSIKGYEIVAGERRYRAAKEAGLEKVPAVVRQLNEQQMMEFALLENLQREDLNPMEEAMAYQMLMNELNVTQEQLAKRLGKSRPYIANYTRLLSLPPFVQDMIANGQLSMAHGRTLLTIKDEEQLKSLLKRIEKEGLNVRQLEKIVQEINQRVSRETKQVKKERNIFFVERETFLREKFGTDVKIKETKREKGKIEIEFFNKEDLNRILELLAQKN, encoded by the coding sequence GTGGCTAAAGGATTAGGAAGAGGAATTAATGTGTTTTTTCCTGATTTAGATGTGAAAGAAGAAGAGGCAATTCAGGAGATTATGATAACTGAATTAAGACCGAATCCATATCAACCACGTAAACACTTTAATAAAGAGGCAATTCAAGAATTATCGGCTTCTATTAAAGAGCATGGCATATTGCAACCGTTAATTGCTAGGAAGAGTATTAAAGGATATGAAATTGTTGCAGGTGAAAGAAGATATCGTGCTGCCAAAGAGGCGGGGCTCGAGAAGGTACCTGCCGTTGTAAGACAATTAAATGAGCAGCAAATGATGGAGTTTGCATTGCTTGAAAACTTACAACGAGAAGATTTAAACCCAATGGAAGAAGCAATGGCATATCAAATGTTAATGAATGAGCTAAATGTAACGCAAGAACAATTAGCAAAACGTCTTGGTAAGAGCAGACCTTACATTGCAAATTATACGCGTTTATTAAGCCTCCCTCCATTTGTGCAAGATATGATTGCAAATGGGCAACTTTCAATGGCTCATGGGAGAACTTTGCTTACGATAAAAGATGAAGAACAATTGAAATCTTTATTGAAACGAATCGAAAAAGAAGGATTAAATGTTCGTCAATTAGAGAAAATTGTTCAGGAGATTAATCAACGCGTTTCACGTGAAACAAAACAAGTGAAAAAAGAGAGAAACATATTTTTTGTAGAACGCGAAACGTTCTTAAGAGAAAAGTTTGGCACAGATGTGAAAATTAAAGAAACAAAAAGAGAAAAAGGTAAAATCGAAATTGAATTTTTCAATAAAGAAGATTTAAATCGTATTTTAGAATTATTAGCGCAGAAAAACTAA
- the soj gene encoding sporulation initiation inhibitor protein Soj, protein MGKIIAIANQKGGVGKTTTSVNLGAGLAQVGKKVLLVDIDAQGNATTGVGIEKSELDQCIYNVLVEDADVQGVIRKTATENLDVLPATIQLAGAEIELVPTISREVRLQRALQPVRDEYDYIIIDCPPSLGLLTINALTAADSVIIPVQCEYYALEGLSQLLNTVRLVQKHLNKNLAIQGVLLTMLDARTNLGIQVIDEVKKYFRDKVYRSIIPRNVRLSEAPSHGKPIMQYDAKSRGAEVYIDLAEEVIAGG, encoded by the coding sequence ATGGGAAAAATCATTGCTATTGCCAATCAAAAAGGTGGCGTTGGAAAAACAACAACATCTGTTAATTTAGGGGCTGGATTGGCACAAGTAGGTAAAAAGGTCCTTCTTGTAGATATTGATGCTCAAGGAAATGCAACGACTGGTGTGGGAATTGAAAAATCCGAATTAGATCAATGTATTTACAACGTTCTTGTGGAAGATGCAGATGTTCAAGGGGTTATACGGAAAACCGCAACTGAAAACTTAGATGTTCTACCCGCTACAATTCAATTGGCAGGTGCTGAAATTGAATTGGTACCGACTATTTCCCGGGAAGTACGTTTGCAAAGGGCATTACAGCCAGTTCGTGATGAATATGACTATATTATTATCGACTGTCCCCCGTCCTTAGGGTTATTAACGATTAATGCATTAACCGCAGCAGATTCTGTTATTATTCCTGTTCAATGCGAATATTACGCACTAGAAGGATTAAGTCAGCTATTAAATACAGTTCGACTTGTGCAAAAGCACTTAAATAAAAATCTAGCAATTCAAGGTGTATTGCTAACGATGTTGGATGCCCGTACAAATTTAGGGATTCAGGTTATAGATGAAGTGAAAAAATACTTTAGGGATAAAGTATACCGTTCGATTATTCCTCGTAATGTTCGTTTAAGTGAAGCGCCAAGTCATGGGAAACCAATTATGCAGTATGACGCTAAATCAAGAGGGGCAGAAGTATATATAGATTTAGCAGAGGAAGTGATTGCAGGTGGCTAA
- the noc gene encoding nucleoid occlusion protein — protein sequence MKNTFSRLFGFGDKESEFELQDESHEEIDKKVYEEIQEIPIVNITPNRYQPRTVFDDARIEELALTIRTHGLIQPIVVRQYEDDKYEIIAGERRFRAATKLGWEKVPAIIKNLNDTETASVALIENLQREELTAIEEAVAYQKLIELHNLTQEALAQRLGKGQSTIANKLRLLKLPEEIKRALLEKSITERHARALIPLKNEELQLKVLQEIVEKQLNVKQTEERIAKLLEEAKPKRKAKQKAVSRDTRIAMNTIRQSLQMVADSGLNVNSEEEEFDEYYQITIKIPKKK from the coding sequence ATGAAAAATACGTTTTCTCGTTTATTTGGCTTTGGAGATAAAGAGAGCGAATTCGAATTACAAGACGAAAGCCATGAAGAAATAGATAAAAAGGTATATGAAGAAATACAAGAAATTCCGATAGTAAATATTACCCCTAACCGTTATCAACCACGAACAGTTTTTGATGATGCGCGTATTGAAGAGCTAGCATTAACGATTCGTACACACGGACTGATTCAGCCAATTGTTGTGAGGCAATATGAGGATGATAAGTACGAGATTATCGCTGGAGAAAGGCGCTTCCGTGCGGCGACAAAGTTAGGGTGGGAAAAGGTTCCTGCAATTATAAAGAACTTAAATGATACAGAGACAGCTTCTGTAGCTTTAATTGAAAACTTGCAACGTGAGGAACTAACAGCAATCGAGGAAGCTGTGGCATATCAAAAGCTAATTGAGTTACATAATTTAACACAAGAAGCATTGGCACAACGACTTGGAAAAGGACAATCTACAATCGCAAATAAGTTGCGATTGTTAAAGTTGCCTGAAGAAATAAAACGTGCATTATTAGAAAAAAGTATTACAGAACGGCATGCTCGTGCCCTTATTCCTTTGAAAAATGAGGAATTACAACTGAAGGTTTTACAAGAGATTGTGGAGAAGCAACTGAATGTAAAGCAAACAGAGGAACGAATTGCGAAATTACTAGAGGAAGCAAAACCGAAGCGTAAGGCAAAGCAAAAAGCAGTAAGTAGAGATACGAGAATTGCCATGAATACAATTAGGCAGTCCTTACAAATGGTTGCTGATAGTGGTTTAAATGTTAACTCTGAGGAAGAAGAATTTGATGAGTACTATCAAATTACGATAAAAATTCCGAAGAAAAAATAA